The sequence below is a genomic window from Sandaracinaceae bacterium.
GCCAAGGCATGGACCAAGCCATCGATTCGGCCATCGTGGACCTGGGCCCCGAAGAGCCCATCACCCCCGATGACCCCGGCGCGGCCGACGTGCGCTTCGAGATCGCGTCGGCCAGCGACCGCCACGCGATCAGCCCATGGATCTACGGGTCCAACCAGGTGGACGATGGCGACACGCACGGCGTCTCCATGGGCCGCATCGGGGGCAACCGCTGGACGGCCTACAACTGGGAGACCAACGCGTCCAACGCGGGCTCCGACTACCTGTACCAGAACGACACCTACCTCGGCGGCGGCTCGGCTCCCGGAGGCGCTGTCGCTGGGCCCGTGGGCGACCTGCACGACGCGGACCTCGGCGCGCTGCTCACCGTGCCCATCGCGGGCTGGGTGTCGGCCGACACCACGGGGCCCACGCCCAGCGACGGCAGCGGGCGTGGCACACGCTTCCTGCCAACAGAGGCCACTGGGGGCACGCTCGGGGGCGCGCCCAGCCTGAGCGACGGCACCGTCTACACCGACGAGTTCGTGGACTGGGTGCGGCGCACGCTCATGCCCAGCGGCACGGTGTTCTTCTCGCTCGATAACGAGCCCGACCTCTGGTCCAGCACGCACTCCGAGATCCACCCCACCGCGGTCACCTACGCCGAGCTGGTCACGCGCAACGTGGAGCACGCCACGGCCATCACCAGCGTGGTGCCAGCTGCCGTGGTCTTCGGCCCCGTGAACTACGGCTACGCCGGCTTCATGAACCTGCAGGCCGCGTCCGACGCCATGGGGCGCGACTTCATCGACTTCTACCTGGACGCGATGAGCGACGCCGAAGACACCGCAGGGCGCCGCCTGGTGGATGTGCTGGACGTGCACTGGTACCCCGAGGCGCAGGGCGGGGGCGTGCGCATCACCGGCGACGAGACGGGCGATGCCATCGCGACCGCGCGCATGCAGGCCCCACGATCGCTGTGGGACGCGAGCTACACGGAGACCAGCTGGATCACGGGCTGCTGCAGCGACGGCGCCATCCGCTTGATCCCGCGGCTACAGGACAAGATCGACGCGCACTACCCTGGCACGGGCATCGCCATCACCGAGTACAACTACGGCGCGGCCGGGCACATCTCGGGCGGCGTGGCGCAGGCCGACGTGCTGGGCATCTTCGGACGCGAGGGCGTGTTCGCGGCCATGTGGTGGCAGCTCTCCGCCGAGCGCGCCTTCGTGGACGGCGCGTTCGAGATGTTCCGCGACTTCGACGGTGCGG
It includes:
- a CDS encoding endoglucanase A, whose amino-acid sequence is MTRAAFLVVPALAVHALCFVIGCGGGGDGTPDDAGPNADGGQGMDQAIDSAIVDLGPEEPITPDDPGAADVRFEIASASDRHAISPWIYGSNQVDDGDTHGVSMGRIGGNRWTAYNWETNASNAGSDYLYQNDTYLGGGSAPGGAVAGPVGDLHDADLGALLTVPIAGWVSADTTGPTPSDGSGRGTRFLPTEATGGTLGGAPSLSDGTVYTDEFVDWVRRTLMPSGTVFFSLDNEPDLWSSTHSEIHPTAVTYAELVTRNVEHATAITSVVPAAVVFGPVNYGYAGFMNLQAASDAMGRDFIDFYLDAMSDAEDTAGRRLVDVLDVHWYPEAQGGGVRITGDETGDAIATARMQAPRSLWDASYTETSWITGCCSDGAIRLIPRLQDKIDAHYPGTGIAITEYNYGAAGHISGGVAQADVLGIFGREGVFAAMWWQLSAERAFVDGAFEMFRDFDGAGSRFGDTSISATTSDVARVSVYASVDAATSGRMVVVAINRSSQALSAGIRIAHTRQFSSARVFRLTAASPSPAADGTVTLSLTNALTVMLPARSVTTLELVP